A region of the Leptospiraceae bacterium genome:
CAAAGAATGGAAAGATTAAAAGAGCAAGCAGTTACGCTAGACATAAGCTTTCTGGAAAATCACCTAAAAGAAAACGTAATTTAGGTGGAACAACAGTTATGCATGAATCTGATATGGGACGTGTAATTAAGTTGTTACCTTATGGAG
Encoded here:
- the rpmI gene encoding 50S ribosomal protein L35, which translates into the protein MPKMKTNRAAAKRFKFTKNGKIKRASSYARHKLSGKSPKRKRNLGGTTVMHESDMGRVIKLLPYGGK